One Tomitella gaofuii DNA segment encodes these proteins:
- a CDS encoding lysophospholipid acyltransferase family protein produces MGPVIRWFARTRVIGELPEGPIVVAPNHLTEIDSLVLCASLPRRLTFVAKNEYFARGGAGAWLYGNLCRLTGQIPISRDGAESAEAALNAAAGILRSGGVWAIYPEGTRSPDGRLFRGRTGAMRVALGKPCSVVPVGIVGTRSVNRPGRRGWRRGVVEIRIGSPIDLTEWTARTPDPQAWRAATDQLMSAIQRLTGQEYVDRYPTAAERVIRDAA; encoded by the coding sequence GTGGGCCCGGTGATCCGTTGGTTCGCACGGACGAGGGTCATCGGCGAGTTGCCGGAGGGGCCGATCGTGGTGGCGCCCAATCACCTCACCGAGATCGACTCGCTGGTTCTGTGCGCTTCCCTGCCGCGGCGGCTGACGTTCGTTGCGAAGAACGAGTACTTTGCGCGCGGCGGGGCCGGGGCCTGGCTCTACGGCAATCTCTGTCGGCTCACCGGACAGATCCCGATCAGCCGGGACGGAGCCGAAAGCGCGGAAGCTGCCCTGAACGCGGCCGCCGGGATCCTCCGCAGCGGCGGAGTGTGGGCGATCTACCCGGAGGGGACTCGTTCCCCAGACGGCCGGCTGTTTCGAGGGCGAACCGGCGCGATGCGGGTGGCCCTCGGCAAGCCCTGCTCGGTGGTTCCGGTCGGGATCGTCGGCACCCGATCAGTCAACCGGCCGGGAAGACGCGGGTGGCGGCGCGGCGTCGTGGAGATCCGGATCGGCAGCCCCATCGACCTCACTGAGTGGACGGCTCGGACACCAGATCCGCAGGCGTGGCGCGCGGCGACCGACCAGCTGATGTCGGCGATTCAAAGGCTGACCGGCCAGGAGTACGTCGACCGCTACCCGACGGCAGCGGAGCGTGTCATCCGTGACGCCGCATAA
- a CDS encoding TetR/AcrR family transcriptional regulator — protein MGVREQLVQAGVELLERDGLAAMSQRQIADRAGVSHGAPRHHFQTYSNLLAAIAREGVTDLDALIAGALTDPDPRQALMDTCREVIAFAIARPAMFELIARHDLLDGAGGRLRSITGQWLVLLTARIQSARPDTDHRHGLALWAGVQGLGIMLGRRSAEAIASQPIDPDAVLIILIAGVLGEV, from the coding sequence GTGGGTGTGCGAGAGCAGCTGGTGCAAGCAGGCGTCGAACTACTGGAACGCGACGGGCTGGCCGCCATGTCCCAGCGCCAGATCGCCGATCGAGCGGGCGTCTCGCACGGTGCGCCCAGGCATCACTTCCAGACCTATTCCAACTTGCTCGCCGCGATCGCCCGCGAAGGGGTCACGGACCTGGATGCCCTCATCGCCGGGGCCCTGACTGATCCGGATCCGCGACAAGCCCTGATGGATACATGCCGCGAAGTGATCGCGTTCGCGATCGCCCGCCCGGCGATGTTCGAGCTCATCGCCCGCCACGACCTCCTTGACGGTGCGGGCGGCCGACTGCGCTCCATCACGGGTCAGTGGCTGGTCTTGCTGACCGCGAGGATCCAGTCCGCACGACCAGATACGGACCACCGCCACGGACTCGCCCTCTGGGCTGGTGTCCAGGGGCTTGGGATCATGCTCGGCCGGCGGAGCGCTGAGGCGATCGCGTCCCAGCCCATCGATCCAGACGCGGTCCTGATCATCCTCATCGCAGGGGTCCTCGGCGAGGTTTGA
- a CDS encoding RES family NAD+ phosphorylase — protein MAVMLPPPPSIARLREVGIRDDEYVPAAGGALVWRVHRTSGVHVVPWNDYRIHGPLLRFDQQPLPRGEHPGRGVWYGAIDVDTALAEAFQDTRVIDRQAGTPRLTAMRISATLLDVSGDHGAWPTRAGGNFALTSASRTRTQRWARTIDRAFPHVDGLRYRARWSGRPAIVLWQRDRRDPFPGEAEHSWLLSDQRLAGRIAAAADRLGYDVV, from the coding sequence ATGGCGGTGATGCTGCCGCCGCCACCGTCGATCGCCCGCCTGCGTGAGGTCGGGATCCGCGACGACGAGTACGTTCCCGCAGCAGGGGGCGCCCTCGTATGGCGAGTGCACCGCACCAGCGGTGTGCACGTCGTCCCCTGGAACGACTACCGGATCCATGGACCGCTGTTGCGGTTCGACCAGCAGCCGCTTCCGCGCGGCGAGCACCCCGGACGCGGGGTCTGGTACGGCGCGATCGACGTGGACACTGCGCTGGCGGAGGCGTTTCAGGACACGCGCGTGATCGACCGGCAGGCGGGCACGCCACGACTGACCGCCATGCGGATCTCGGCGACGCTGCTGGACGTGTCCGGAGACCACGGCGCGTGGCCGACTCGGGCCGGCGGGAACTTTGCGCTGACCAGCGCATCGCGCACGCGCACCCAGCGCTGGGCCCGCACCATCGACCGCGCTTTTCCCCACGTCGACGGACTGCGGTACCGGGCGAGGTGGAGCGGGCGACCCGCGATCGTCCTGTGGCAGCGTGACCGGCGGGATCCGTTTCCTGGCGAGGCGGAACACAGCTGGCTGCTGTCGGACCAGCGGCTGGCGGGCAGGATCGCCGCGGCGGCCGACAGGCTCGGGTACGACGTCGTGTGA
- a CDS encoding WXG100 family type VII secretion target has protein sequence MTGRIHYDFGGIEQSASEIDGHIAAFNGHKADLDTNVRTLLGSWEGEAQASYHAAQSKFDQAYVELTQVLQVISRKVKEGNDLMHETNARAAASWA, from the coding sequence ATGACGGGACGTATCCACTACGACTTCGGCGGCATCGAGCAGTCGGCTTCGGAGATCGACGGCCATATCGCCGCCTTCAACGGGCACAAGGCCGACCTCGACACCAACGTCCGCACGCTCCTGGGCTCCTGGGAGGGCGAGGCGCAGGCGAGTTACCACGCGGCGCAGTCGAAGTTCGATCAGGCGTACGTGGAGCTCACCCAGGTGCTGCAGGTGATCAGCCGCAAGGTCAAGGAGGGCAACGACCTCATGCACGAGACCAACGCGCGGGCGGCTGCGAGCTGGGCGTAG
- a CDS encoding WXG100 family type VII secretion target, whose translation MALTTDIEVMRASAQGAMDASEQMKATLGRLNATVEGAAASWQGDAHTAFAGVMQRYHASMNKMQLSLVEISENIKGNSVGYEGASQESAQSLSQVGGALDL comes from the coding sequence ATGGCATTGACCACCGACATCGAGGTGATGCGCGCATCGGCGCAGGGGGCGATGGACGCCTCGGAGCAGATGAAGGCGACGCTCGGACGGCTCAACGCGACCGTCGAGGGTGCGGCCGCATCGTGGCAGGGCGACGCGCACACCGCCTTCGCGGGCGTCATGCAGCGGTACCACGCGAGCATGAACAAGATGCAGCTGTCGCTGGTCGAGATCAGCGAGAACATCAAGGGCAACAGCGTCGGCTACGAGGGGGCCAGCCAGGAGAGCGCGCAGTCGCTGAGCCAGGTCGGCGGCGCGCTCGACCTCTGA
- a CDS encoding C40 family peptidase, whose protein sequence is MIAEVLARPITDLIAQSGTGNLGPCGEDARVRDASAGIAAAMRTGVTSAGAVGAGWEGADAEACARLAAQAGRAGAALVEQGDGIAAVLGDAAAGVRRGVGELGGILDSFLAVVACQGPALLTPAGQVAVVAAAADHIERALAVVARMRGELDAHAAEMAQFIPQVPLPPTPDAAGLVRFAEGLSQAGTDLAGQVRTAAAGAWGDVKNQVDAFFEAGAGSEGASSDAATGGEAGREGSCPPGCTCPACAGTADGAQAATAAAGADTGAGAGFVGGGADVRLPNGDVVTAPNSEAADAVRAALTQRGVPYSWGGTVPGEGLDCSGLTQWAYEQAGVDLPRLAQNQSVGMPVSADAVAPGDLAVWDGHVAMVLGDGRMIEAGDPVQVSALRTTNGDMQFQGFYRPTAG, encoded by the coding sequence GTGATCGCGGAGGTGCTGGCCCGGCCGATCACCGACCTGATCGCGCAGTCCGGCACCGGTAACCTGGGCCCCTGCGGCGAGGATGCGCGCGTACGCGATGCGTCCGCGGGGATCGCGGCGGCGATGCGCACCGGGGTCACCTCGGCCGGCGCGGTGGGCGCGGGCTGGGAGGGGGCGGACGCGGAGGCGTGCGCACGGCTGGCGGCGCAAGCGGGCCGTGCCGGGGCGGCGTTGGTGGAACAGGGTGACGGCATCGCCGCGGTGCTCGGCGACGCCGCAGCGGGGGTGCGCCGCGGCGTGGGGGAGCTCGGCGGGATTCTCGATTCGTTCCTCGCCGTCGTCGCTTGTCAAGGACCGGCGCTGCTCACACCGGCGGGACAGGTCGCAGTGGTGGCCGCGGCCGCCGACCACATCGAGCGGGCACTGGCCGTGGTGGCCCGCATGCGCGGTGAGCTGGACGCGCACGCAGCGGAGATGGCGCAGTTCATCCCGCAGGTGCCGCTGCCGCCGACGCCCGACGCCGCCGGGCTGGTGCGCTTCGCCGAGGGGCTGTCGCAGGCGGGGACGGACCTGGCCGGGCAGGTGCGCACGGCGGCCGCCGGCGCTTGGGGCGACGTGAAGAACCAGGTGGACGCGTTCTTCGAGGCCGGAGCGGGAAGTGAGGGGGCATCATCCGACGCGGCAACCGGTGGCGAGGCGGGGCGTGAAGGCTCCTGCCCGCCCGGCTGCACCTGTCCGGCGTGTGCGGGTACGGCGGACGGCGCGCAGGCGGCGACGGCCGCCGCCGGGGCCGATACCGGAGCAGGGGCGGGTTTCGTGGGCGGCGGGGCGGACGTGAGGTTGCCGAACGGGGACGTGGTCACCGCACCGAACTCCGAGGCCGCCGACGCGGTCCGGGCTGCGCTGACGCAGCGCGGCGTGCCGTACAGCTGGGGCGGCACCGTTCCGGGGGAGGGGCTCGACTGCAGCGGGCTCACCCAGTGGGCCTACGAGCAGGCCGGGGTGGACCTGCCGCGGCTCGCGCAGAACCAGTCGGTGGGCATGCCGGTGTCGGCCGATGCGGTGGCGCCCGGTGACCTGGCGGTGTGGGACGGCCACGTCGCAATGGTCCTCGGGGACGGCCGGATGATCGAAGCGGGCGATCCCGTCCAGGTCTCCGCGCTACGGACAACCAACGGGGACATGCAGTTCCAGGGGTTCTACCGGCCGACCGCCGGTTGA
- a CDS encoding type VII secretion target: MDLIASVEHIRWCADEFATAGDGVGTASGAGTAGAAAALGPVFGVLGGGFVESFAAAHAAHAAGAAGLAAVLGGAGATATAIADAYERHESAQASALSAEGAL; encoded by the coding sequence GTGGATTTGATCGCATCCGTCGAGCACATCCGATGGTGTGCAGACGAATTCGCGACGGCCGGCGACGGCGTCGGTACGGCTTCGGGAGCCGGCACCGCGGGGGCGGCCGCGGCGCTCGGCCCCGTGTTCGGGGTCCTCGGCGGCGGTTTCGTCGAGTCCTTCGCCGCGGCACACGCCGCACACGCCGCCGGCGCGGCAGGGCTGGCCGCGGTCCTCGGCGGAGCCGGGGCGACGGCGACGGCCATCGCGGACGCCTACGAGCGGCATGAGTCCGCGCAGGCGTCCGCGCTCTCGGCGGAGGGCGCGCTGTGA
- the eccCa gene encoding type VII secretion protein EccCa: protein MTTRDFIRRPRLPAPQVPGGEIELQPPPSVPRPVPGGLLQRLMPVVMVVAMLGMVALMVASGGMNNPMTLLFPLMMIFSMVGMLGGAGGSRSKRPAELDEERKDYFRYLAGVRDEVTETVRAQRAGLQWHHPAPGALRGLVGGRRMWERLPEQPDFCHLRIGLGDQRLATTLAVPALGPLEDLEPIAAVAMRRFVHTHSVVSRLPTAVSLRGFAAIVLGGDRRQARSVVRAMLLQLCVFHGPDHVRVCLVSPEPDGRDWGWLKWLPHGRPPGEAAPGRGALVFRSLHDLEDTLDTELAGRGRFSRLSEPVPGQGHIVVVLDGGHVLGDERLCTAGVDGVTVLDLTGALEQLAVRRGLRCEVSGGRIAGHSAAGVEDFGEVDSAGAHEAAATARALAGYRVAHGGPEAGAAAGAAGRGLLSLLGVADPFALSPGHARARRTGRERLRVPIGVDPTGMPVEIDLKEAAEGGMGPHGLCIGATGSGKSELLRTLVVSLLVTHGPEQLNLVLVDFKGGATFLGLEEAPHVSAVITNLEDELSMVDRMRDALAGEMHRRQELLRAAGNFANVGDYEAARADGADLAPLPALFIVVDEFSELLSQKPEFAELFVAIGRLGRSLHMHLLLASQRLDEGRLRGLDSHLSYRIGLKTFSGNESRSVLGVPDAYHLPPVPGSGYLKCDSGDLIRFTASYVSGPVRRGGGAAASGERVQRAWAMEFTAQPRTPPHAAMLVPAAPPTEPEQSAAVLLDVVVGRLRSDAYRAHEVWLPPLGAPPALAALLEAADPRRGHGDLTVPVALVDRPFDQRRDVLTVRLAGAGGNAAIVGGPQSGKSTAARTLVLALAARCSPDEVQVYCLDFGGGSFAGLSGLPHVGSVAGRRDTDRVRRTVAELTAIVDAREEQFARLGVESMDGFRALRAGPDRPTGDRLDRFGDVFLVVDGFAVVRQEFEQLEPQIQALAVRGLSYGIHVVVTANRWAEIRPALKDMIGTRIELRLGDPADSEMHRKRAAQVPAGRPGRGLTREGLHLLIAEPRLTPPGRGGRPAGDAVEDAAELLRGRWPDCAAPEVRMLPRVLPRKALVEQCAPGGAGLSVPLGLDEAALAPVFARLGDQPHFMVFADPESGKTSALRTLCRGLVEGSTPEQVKLIVVDYRRTMLGEVVGPHLAGYATTGDVLGRMVAHLQSVLAGRLPGADVTQEQLRARSWWEGPEIVLVVDDYDLVATASGNPLHPLVEYLSQGKDIGFHLVVARRTGGAARALFDPVLGRLKDLSTDGIVMNGSRDEGPLIGGTRPDQLPPGRGVLVSRSGGHRLVQLAFSDAAG from the coding sequence ATGACGACGCGCGACTTCATCCGGCGTCCGCGCCTGCCCGCGCCGCAGGTGCCCGGCGGTGAGATCGAGCTGCAACCGCCGCCGTCGGTGCCGCGGCCTGTTCCCGGGGGTCTGCTGCAGCGCCTCATGCCCGTCGTCATGGTGGTGGCGATGCTCGGCATGGTGGCGCTCATGGTGGCGTCCGGCGGCATGAACAACCCGATGACGTTGCTGTTCCCGCTGATGATGATCTTCTCCATGGTCGGGATGCTCGGCGGCGCCGGGGGCTCCCGGTCCAAGCGGCCGGCGGAGCTCGACGAGGAGCGCAAGGACTACTTCCGCTACCTGGCGGGCGTGCGCGACGAGGTGACCGAGACGGTGCGCGCGCAGCGCGCGGGGCTGCAGTGGCACCATCCGGCGCCGGGGGCGCTGCGCGGGCTCGTCGGCGGGCGCCGCATGTGGGAACGGCTGCCGGAGCAACCGGACTTCTGCCACCTGCGCATCGGCCTGGGAGATCAGCGTCTGGCCACCACGCTCGCGGTCCCCGCGCTGGGCCCGCTGGAGGACCTCGAGCCCATCGCGGCGGTGGCGATGCGGCGGTTCGTCCACACGCATTCGGTGGTGTCGCGGCTGCCCACCGCGGTGTCGCTGCGCGGGTTCGCGGCGATCGTGCTCGGCGGCGACCGGCGGCAGGCGCGCTCGGTCGTGCGCGCGATGCTGCTGCAGCTGTGCGTGTTCCACGGCCCGGATCACGTGCGGGTGTGCCTGGTCTCCCCCGAGCCCGACGGCCGCGACTGGGGCTGGCTCAAATGGTTGCCGCACGGGCGCCCGCCGGGGGAGGCGGCGCCGGGGCGCGGGGCGCTGGTGTTCCGTTCGCTGCATGACCTGGAGGACACGCTCGACACCGAACTGGCGGGCCGGGGCCGCTTTTCCCGACTGTCCGAACCCGTTCCCGGGCAGGGGCACATCGTCGTCGTGCTCGACGGCGGCCACGTTCTGGGCGACGAGCGGCTGTGCACCGCCGGCGTGGACGGGGTGACCGTGCTCGACCTGACGGGGGCGCTCGAGCAGCTCGCGGTGCGCCGCGGCCTGCGCTGCGAGGTATCCGGTGGGCGCATCGCCGGGCACAGCGCGGCCGGCGTGGAGGACTTCGGCGAGGTGGATTCGGCCGGTGCACACGAGGCCGCCGCGACGGCGCGTGCGCTCGCCGGCTACCGCGTGGCGCACGGCGGGCCGGAAGCAGGCGCGGCCGCCGGGGCGGCCGGCCGTGGATTGCTGTCGTTGCTGGGGGTCGCCGACCCGTTCGCGCTGAGCCCCGGGCACGCCCGGGCGCGGCGTACGGGCCGCGAACGTCTGCGAGTGCCGATCGGCGTCGATCCCACGGGCATGCCGGTGGAGATCGACCTCAAGGAGGCCGCGGAGGGCGGCATGGGGCCGCACGGCCTGTGCATCGGCGCAACGGGCTCGGGCAAATCCGAACTGCTGCGCACACTGGTGGTCTCCTTGCTCGTCACGCACGGCCCGGAGCAGCTCAACCTGGTTCTGGTGGATTTCAAGGGCGGCGCGACGTTTCTGGGGCTCGAGGAGGCGCCGCACGTGTCGGCCGTCATCACCAATCTCGAGGACGAGCTGTCGATGGTCGACCGCATGCGCGACGCGCTCGCCGGTGAGATGCACCGCCGGCAGGAGCTGCTGCGCGCGGCCGGCAACTTCGCGAACGTCGGTGACTACGAGGCCGCGCGCGCCGACGGCGCCGACCTCGCACCGCTGCCCGCGCTGTTCATCGTCGTCGACGAGTTCTCAGAGCTGCTCAGCCAGAAGCCGGAGTTCGCCGAGCTGTTCGTGGCCATCGGCCGGCTCGGCCGCTCGCTGCACATGCACCTGCTGCTGGCCAGCCAGCGGCTGGACGAGGGCAGGCTCCGTGGGCTCGACAGTCACTTATCCTATCGGATCGGCCTGAAGACATTCTCCGGCAACGAGTCCCGGAGCGTTCTCGGGGTACCGGACGCCTACCACCTGCCGCCCGTTCCGGGGTCCGGGTACCTCAAGTGCGATTCCGGTGACCTCATCCGGTTCACCGCGTCCTACGTGTCCGGGCCGGTGCGCCGGGGCGGGGGCGCGGCCGCATCAGGGGAGCGGGTGCAGCGTGCATGGGCGATGGAGTTCACCGCGCAACCGCGGACGCCGCCGCACGCGGCGATGCTCGTGCCCGCCGCCCCGCCCACCGAGCCGGAGCAGTCGGCCGCGGTGCTGCTGGACGTGGTCGTCGGCCGTCTGCGCTCCGACGCCTACCGCGCGCACGAGGTGTGGTTGCCGCCGCTCGGTGCGCCGCCCGCGCTCGCCGCGCTGCTCGAGGCGGCGGACCCGCGGCGCGGTCACGGCGATCTCACGGTTCCGGTGGCGCTGGTGGACCGTCCGTTCGACCAGCGGCGCGACGTCCTCACGGTGCGCCTGGCGGGTGCCGGTGGCAATGCCGCGATCGTCGGCGGTCCGCAGTCGGGCAAGTCGACCGCGGCGCGCACGCTGGTGCTGGCGCTGGCGGCGCGGTGCTCGCCGGACGAGGTGCAGGTCTACTGCCTCGACTTCGGCGGCGGGTCTTTCGCGGGCCTGTCCGGCCTGCCGCATGTGGGTTCGGTGGCCGGACGGCGCGACACCGACCGGGTGCGCCGCACGGTCGCGGAGCTCACCGCGATCGTCGACGCACGGGAGGAGCAATTCGCGCGGCTCGGCGTCGAGTCGATGGACGGCTTCCGTGCCCTGCGCGCCGGGCCGGACCGGCCGACGGGGGACCGTCTCGACCGGTTCGGCGACGTGTTCCTGGTCGTGGACGGTTTCGCCGTCGTCCGTCAGGAGTTCGAGCAGCTGGAGCCGCAGATCCAGGCACTCGCCGTGCGGGGGTTGTCCTACGGGATCCATGTGGTCGTCACGGCGAACAGGTGGGCGGAGATCCGGCCGGCGCTCAAGGACATGATCGGCACCCGCATCGAACTGCGTCTGGGCGATCCCGCGGATTCGGAGATGCACCGCAAGCGTGCTGCGCAGGTTCCGGCGGGCCGCCCCGGTCGCGGCCTCACGCGGGAGGGCCTGCACCTGCTCATCGCGGAGCCGCGGCTGACGCCGCCCGGCAGAGGAGGGCGGCCGGCCGGCGACGCCGTGGAAGACGCCGCGGAGCTGCTGCGCGGACGGTGGCCGGACTGCGCGGCGCCCGAGGTGCGCATGCTTCCGCGGGTCCTGCCTCGGAAGGCGCTCGTGGAACAGTGCGCACCGGGCGGCGCCGGACTCTCCGTGCCATTGGGCCTGGACGAGGCCGCGCTGGCACCGGTGTTCGCACGGTTGGGCGACCAGCCGCACTTCATGGTGTTCGCCGACCCGGAATCCGGTAAGACCAGCGCGTTGCGCACGCTCTGCCGGGGCCTGGTGGAGGGGTCCACGCCCGAGCAGGTGAAGTTGATAGTGGTCGACTACCGCCGCACGATGCTCGGCGAGGTCGTCGGCCCCCACCTGGCCGGGTATGCCACCACCGGGGACGTCCTCGGCCGGATGGTGGCGCACCTGCAGTCGGTCCTCGCCGGCCGGCTGCCCGGCGCTGACGTCACCCAGGAGCAGCTGCGTGCCCGTTCCTGGTGGGAGGGCCCGGAGATCGTGCTCGTCGTCGACGACTACGACCTGGTGGCCACCGCCTCCGGCAACCCGTTGCATCCGCTGGTGGAGTACCTGTCGCAGGGGAAGGACATAGGTTTCCACCTCGTCGTCGCCCGGCGCACCGGCGGCGCCGCGCGTGCGCTGTTCGATCCGGTGCTCGGCCGTCTCAAGGATCTGTCCACGGACGGGATAGTCATGAACGGCAGCCGCGACGAGGGGCCGCTGATCGGCGGCACCCGGCCGGATCAGTTGCCGCCCGGCCGGGGCGTGCTGGTGAGCAGGTCCGGTGGGCACAGGCTGGTGCAGCTCGCGTTCTCCGACGCTGCAGGGTGA
- the eccD gene encoding type VII secretion integral membrane protein EccD: MGSSLVAGESASPGAAEAGHALSPQSCSLSLIAPGTQMDVTVPAAVPVAALIPELVALTATRRPTIAPSHTHGEADSAWVLAPVGAAPLSPEGSLADQGVVDGTLLHLQRSAAAVPEPLFDDVVDAVSVAGAQRFSQWGPAAARRMAFAVAVAAASAGAWLLLAPSLPDLPLLPRTAWTAGVPGAVPGTAAHAARMAVAAACAVLAAIACPVLARVYRDAGAGMVLGFCALPFAFAAGALLPQPLVGPAGLLTGCAFAGVCAVACARAGGAGVPVHAATVTACLTIGTAAAVAILVHPAPPALGAGLLVAAVVVPAVAPRLTVLLVRLPMPPVPSRDIRADLADDAAAPARLAPRLVDDTVHAGHCLAGLCAGAAATAAAGALTVSPPTAPPSWPGIGLVAVVCAVLMLRGRGHADTAPAAILVSGGAFTAIITIGAVAAGGSAPPTGSGAAIGAALAAAAVAAALYFGVAAQRIGFSPVVRRAVELAEYTLIASVLPLALWVMGAYSAMRSL, from the coding sequence GTGGGATCATCGCTCGTCGCAGGGGAATCGGCTTCGCCGGGGGCGGCGGAGGCCGGGCACGCCCTGTCACCGCAGTCGTGCTCGCTCTCGCTGATCGCACCGGGCACGCAGATGGACGTCACCGTCCCGGCCGCAGTGCCGGTCGCGGCACTGATTCCCGAGCTCGTGGCGTTGACGGCCACGCGCCGGCCCACCATCGCCCCGTCGCACACGCACGGCGAGGCGGACTCCGCTTGGGTGCTCGCACCGGTCGGCGCCGCTCCACTGTCGCCGGAGGGCTCGCTCGCGGATCAGGGTGTCGTCGACGGAACGCTGCTGCACCTGCAGCGATCCGCCGCAGCGGTGCCGGAGCCGCTGTTCGACGACGTCGTCGACGCCGTGTCCGTCGCCGGAGCGCAGCGGTTCTCCCAGTGGGGCCCGGCGGCGGCCCGGCGCATGGCTTTCGCCGTCGCCGTGGCGGCCGCGTCCGCCGGGGCATGGCTGCTGCTGGCGCCCTCCCTGCCGGATCTTCCGCTGTTGCCGCGCACGGCGTGGACCGCGGGCGTCCCCGGCGCCGTGCCGGGCACCGCAGCGCATGCCGCGCGCATGGCCGTCGCGGCCGCGTGCGCGGTGCTGGCCGCCATCGCGTGCCCGGTGCTCGCGCGCGTCTACCGGGACGCCGGGGCCGGCATGGTGCTCGGATTCTGTGCCCTCCCGTTCGCGTTCGCCGCCGGGGCGCTGCTGCCGCAGCCGCTGGTGGGGCCGGCCGGGCTGCTCACCGGATGCGCCTTCGCAGGCGTCTGCGCCGTGGCCTGCGCCCGCGCCGGCGGCGCCGGGGTGCCGGTGCACGCGGCCACGGTCACCGCCTGCCTGACCATCGGTACCGCCGCGGCGGTGGCGATCCTCGTGCACCCCGCGCCGCCGGCGTTGGGGGCGGGTTTGCTCGTCGCGGCGGTCGTCGTGCCGGCGGTCGCGCCGCGGCTGACAGTGCTGCTCGTGCGCCTGCCGATGCCGCCCGTGCCGTCGCGGGACATCCGCGCCGACCTCGCCGACGACGCCGCTGCACCCGCGCGCCTCGCGCCGCGGCTGGTCGACGACACGGTGCACGCCGGCCATTGCCTCGCCGGGCTCTGCGCGGGCGCGGCGGCGACCGCAGCGGCCGGCGCGCTCACGGTGTCGCCGCCGACCGCACCGCCGTCGTGGCCGGGCATCGGGCTCGTCGCCGTGGTGTGCGCGGTGCTCATGCTCCGGGGGCGCGGACACGCGGACACGGCGCCCGCCGCGATCCTGGTGTCCGGCGGCGCGTTCACGGCGATCATCACCATCGGGGCCGTGGCCGCCGGCGGGTCGGCGCCGCCGACCGGCTCCGGCGCCGCCATAGGGGCGGCCCTCGCCGCCGCGGCGGTGGCGGCGGCGCTGTACTTCGGCGTCGCCGCCCAGCGGATCGGGTTCTCGCCCGTCGTACGCCGGGCCGTGGAACTGGCCGAGTACACCCTGATCGCCTCGGTGCTGCCGCTCGCGCTGTGGGTAATGGGGGCCTACTCCGCCATGCGGTCGCTGTGA